The segment AGATCAGTTCCAGGTTTAACAGCATGCCACTCATCTGCTTTTGCTGCAACAATTGAAAACCTTGGGTCTAATACTACAAGTTTAGTTTTATCAGAGTTTGCAGCATTTGCTAATTTTTTTGTTTTACTTACATCAATACCTTCAAATAGGTTATGCCCAAAATTTAAAATATAATCTGCATTAGAAAAGTCTCTTTTCAAACCTGTTCCATATGTATGGGGAAAAGCAATTTTATAAGAAACTGGACATGAACTTACATGTGAGAAAATATTTGGACTACCATAAGCACTTGCAAATGTAGCCATATTATGATGGTGATCCCCTGTTTTTGCGGAAAAGATAACTGATTTAGCACCATATTCCTCTTTTATTTTTGCTAATTTTTTAGCAATAAATTCTAATGCTTCTTCATTAGTTACTTCCATCCATTTGTTTTCACCCCTTTGCCCTACTCTAATTAAAGGTTTTACTAATCTTTCTTTATCATAAAGTTGAGAGTGTCCTGCTGCGCCTCTTGCGCATACTGAAGTTTTCATCCCTTTCGAATGTTTATTACCTTGAATGAATTTTATTTTTCCATTTTCTACTTTTGCTGTTATTTGACATCTACTACTACACATCTCGCAATAAGAGTTAACAGTTTTGTTTCCACCTGAAAATACTGGATTATCAAGAGAACCTAACTTACCTGCCATGCAAGAGGTACCTGCAATAGCAGCAGTTGCTGAAGTAGCTTTTAGAAAATCTCTTCTATTAAATGTACTACTCATTTTTGATCCTTTTAAATATTGATAATGAAATCTTAATACTAGTATGTAAATTTAATGTAAATCTCATATTAAATCTCACTTTAAGTTTATATAATTTAGATAAATCTATTTTTGCCTTTACATTTACATTAAATTTACTAAATAGGTATAAACTTCTAGAAAGGATTAAAAATGATTAACAATATGAAAAATATACTTTTTAATAACATTGTAAATAATATAGTTGATAAAACTTTTGAGTCGTCCGTTAAGATTATAAAAACCCAAAAAAATGATTCTAAATTTAATCATATCAATAACGACATCTCTTATCTTCTTTATTTACATATCCCATTTTGCGACAATCTTTGTCCATTTTGCACTTTTCACAAATACAGTCATAATATGAAAACTTCTACAAAATATTTTGAAAATTTAAGAGAAGAGATAAAAATACTTAAATCCCATAATGTAAAAATTGACTCTATTTATATAGGTGGAGGAAGTCCACTTATAAACGATGTAGAGTTATTAAAAACATTAAAACTTTTAAAAAAATGTTTTGATGTAGATGATGTATCTTGTGAGACAGATCCAAATCATATTGAAGTTGAAACTGTAAAAAAATTAAAAGGTTATGTGAGAAGATTATCCATTGGTGTTCAAAGTTTTAATGATACCTTATTAAAACAATTGGGAAGATTTGACAAATTTGGTGATGTTAAGTCATTAATAAAAAAAATCAAAGCTGTACAAGGAATCTTACCTATGACAAATATTGATTTGATATTTAATCTTCCAAATCAAACAGAAAAAATGTTAAGAGATGATATAAAAATAGCAAAATCACTTGGAATTGAACAAGTAGTTGCATATCCACTAATGAGTTCAACCCTTAATTCAAAATTTACAAATAGATTTGAGCCAAACAATAATAAAGAACATTTTTATAATATCATAAATGAAGAATTAAAAGATTATCATGCTAATAACATGTGGTCATTTTCAAGGGATAAAGTTAATATGAATGATGAATATATCTCAACTCACAACGAATATATAGGACTTGGAAGTGGCGCTTTTTCTTATTTAGAGGGAAAATTATTTATTAATGCATTTGACTTAGAAAAATATGAAGAGTTATTAAAAACAAAAAAAGACACGATTTTAGCAAAAAGTGAATTTAGTAAAAAAAATGTAATTCAATACTATATCTTATGCACTCTATTTTCTGGTACTTTTGATATAAAAGCTTATAACAAAAAATTTAAAATTAGTTTAGAAAAAGTTTTAGGAAAAGAACTATTTATTCTTAAAAATTTTGGAATTATTTATATTGAAGATGATGTTATTAATTTAACAAAAAAAGGAAGATATATTCTTACAGTTATGATGTCAAACTTTTACTCTCAAATGGATAAAGTAAGAGCTTTATTTAGAAACAAAAGCTATTTATTTAACTAAACAGTTGAATTAATTTTTTAATTCAACTATTTTAGTCTTCTTTCAAATTGATAAGAATCCATAAACCTAAAAGCTAGAAGATTTTCCAATATTGCAAATAAAACAATAAAGTTAATAAAAGAACTTCCCCCATATGAAAACATAGGTAAAGGTAGGCCTACAACAGGTGCATAACCTATAACCATCAAAATATTTACACTCATATTAAAAAATATTAAAAAACCCAATCCGGAGGCAAAGGCGCGAATAATATAATCATCATGGAAATAGTAATTTAAAGATAATAGGTGAAATATCAATAATCCATAAACAAAGATAAGTCCAAAAGCCCCTAAAAAACCATACCTTTCAACAAAATAAGCAAAAATAAAGTCACTAGTAGCAATTGGTAAAAACTTTAATTGAGTTTGTGTTGCTTCTTCTGTATCTTTACCTACAACACCTCCATTACCAATAGCAATAATTGATTGTTGAACTTGGTAACTTGGTTTTTCAGATAAAAAGTCTTTTATCCTTTTTTTCTGATAATCTTTAATTAAATTTGAGTATATCAAGGGGGAAGCTAATGCAATAGTAATAACAATACCTGCCCATATTTTCCAATTTACGCCAATAATAAATAATATCCCATAACCAACTAAAAGTAAAACTAAAGCTGTCCCTAAATCTGGCTCTTTTGCTATCAAAACAAAAGGTAAAAGAATATAAAAAGAGAAATAGATAAAATCTTTAAAATTGTAGCCACCTTTTTCAGGTTCTCTATTTTGAATTAAATATCCAATCATTAATATAAATACAGGTTTAAAAAGTTCACTTGGTTGAATTGTCATCCCTGTAATTGGTAAAGAAAGCCATCTTTTAGCACCAAGCCTTGTTTCTCCAAAAAATTCCACAGCTAATAAAAGTATAATCCCCAACCAATATAAAAGAGGAATTAATCTAATATGGCGTCTAATAGGTAAAATAAAAACTATAAAAAAAGCAACTAATGAGATGGAAAAATACATCAACTGCTTATTCGCTAAAGCAGTGTTTGTTTCGCTTATCAAATTATAAGAAAGCAAAACCAAAGGTAAAATGAATATTATTAATAAATAGTCAAAATGAGATATAATTCTTTTGTCAAATAAACGCATAATGAAAGAGTATCTAAATATGAATAAAATTTTTATTGTCCAAGAGCCAAATAGGTTAGATAAGTTTCTAAGCCTTAATATTGAGGCTTCAAGAAACCAACTTGAACAACTAATAAAAAAAGAGTATGTAAAAGTAGATGGAAAAACTGTAAGTAAACCAGGAATAAAATTAAAAGAGAATCAAGAAGTAGAAGTATTTTTCCCCGAAGCACAAATAAATCCAGTAAAAGATGAAGAGTTTATACAAGAATCTTTAAAAGATAAAGAGGTTGGAATTATCTATGAAGATGAACATATATTGGTTTTAAACAAACCTTATAATCTCACAATTCACGATGCCCCAAGTGTGAAAGATGCAACTTTAGTTGATTGGCTTAAACTAAAAAAAATATCCCTTTCAACAATTTCAGGTGAAGAAAGACATGGAATTGTTCATAGACTAGATAAAGGAACTAGTGGTGTTATGGTTGTTGCTAAAAGTAATGAAGCCCATGTTGGACTTGCAAAACAACTAGAAGATAAAACCATGGGAAGATATTATCTTGCAATTATAGATTTACCCCTAAAAGAAGATTTAATCGTTGAAAAACCTATCGGGAGAAATCCTACAAATAGACTTAAAATGTCGATTTTAGAAAATGGGAAAAATGCAAAATCAGCTTTTTGTAAGTTAGCCACATCAAATAATGAAAAATATGACTTAATAGCTGCTAAACTTTTCACAGGAAGAACTCATCAAATAAGAGTGCATCTAGCTTCGATAAATAGGCATATACTTGGTGATAATTTATATGGATTTAAGGGCGAATTAAATAAAATAAATAGATTTTATTTACATGCATATAATTTATATTTAATTCACCCAATTACAAATAAACAAATGAGTTTTACTGCAAAGCTTAATAATGATATGCAAGAATTTTTAGAAAAAAACTTTAACATGGAGAGTGTATATGACAAAATTAATGAAACTAACATCATTAACTGCTTTGATTTTACTAGTTAGTGGATGTACAAATGGTAATCTATCTCAACCAAATCTTCCAAAAATAGATGAAACTTTAGAAGTTGTTGATTCTGCTTCTATTAGAACTATCTCTGATATTAATAATATTGCCTTTGAGTGGAGAAAAGTTGATGATCCAAGAGTTGTTGGATATCACTTTTATAGAGCTAATCTTCAAGAAGATGGTGGAAAATTAAAATTAATTGACACTGTTAAAAACAGATATACTACACATTATGTTGATGAAGATTTAACGCCAAATACAAAATATGTTTACAAAATCTCTTCAGCTACAAAAGGGGAAGTTGAATCTAGAACTACAAATGATTATATCGTATCAACTTTACCAAAAATGGAAGGTGTTAGTTTTATTCAAGCAATTTCAAATCTACCAAGACAAATTAAAATTATTTGGAGACCTCATTCAAATGAAAGAATTGAGTCATATAAAATTGAAAGAAGTTCGCCTGCAACAAGTGAATGGGAAAAACTTGATACTGTTGAGGGAAGATTACAAGCTGAATATATAGATTTAGACTTAGATGATAATGTAGTTTATAACTATAGAGTTACTGCTATAAGTTTTGATGGATTAGAATCACAACCAAGTACAATTGTAAAAGCACAAACAAAACCATTACCTGAGGGGATTTTAAGTTTACAAGCATCTAGAGATTTACCAAGAAAAATTGTATTAACTTGGCAACCTTCACAATCTTCTGATGTAATTAAATACAATATTTATAGAAGTTCAAATGCTGAAAGTGGATTTGATGTTATCAAAACTGTTGATACAAATACTTTAGAATTCCAAGATTTTGTAAATGAAGATGGAAAAGCGTATTTTTATAAAATAAGTTCTGTTGACAAAGATGGATTAGAAAGTGATTTAAATATCAATTCTGTAATGGGTTCAACTTTAGGAAAATTAGCAAAACCAGTTATCACTTTAGCACAAATTCAAGGTGAAAAAGCAATTTTAAACTGGCAACCTGGTGATAGAAGAGCTGTATCTTATGTTATTCATAAAAGTATCAAAGAAAATTTCTTTAAAACAAAAAAAGAAACAATTGAAAACATCAATGCTTTAAGATTTGAAGATAAAGATATTGTAAGAGGTGTAGTTTATAGCTACTCAATTCAAGCTGTTGATAAAGATGGTATTTTATCTGAGATTACTGATAAAACAGAATTAGTTTTACCTAAATTACAAGAGTTGAAGTAATAGATGCCGCACATTATATTTGACAGTTTTAAAAAAGAATTAGTAACACCTTCAAAAAATGAAGATGTTACTTTTAAATTTATTGCAAAATCATTTAATTTTACTAGTAAACCTAGAAAAACAGAATACAAAATTTGTGTAGAAAAAGAGAATAAAGATTTTTTACTTACATTAAA is part of the Arcobacter arenosus genome and harbors:
- a CDS encoding coproporphyrinogen III oxidase family protein, encoding MINNMKNILFNNIVNNIVDKTFESSVKIIKTQKNDSKFNHINNDISYLLYLHIPFCDNLCPFCTFHKYSHNMKTSTKYFENLREEIKILKSHNVKIDSIYIGGGSPLINDVELLKTLKLLKKCFDVDDVSCETDPNHIEVETVKKLKGYVRRLSIGVQSFNDTLLKQLGRFDKFGDVKSLIKKIKAVQGILPMTNIDLIFNLPNQTEKMLRDDIKIAKSLGIEQVVAYPLMSSTLNSKFTNRFEPNNNKEHFYNIINEELKDYHANNMWSFSRDKVNMNDEYISTHNEYIGLGSGAFSYLEGKLFINAFDLEKYEELLKTKKDTILAKSEFSKKNVIQYYILCTLFSGTFDIKAYNKKFKISLEKVLGKELFILKNFGIIYIEDDVINLTKKGRYILTVMMSNFYSQMDKVRALFRNKSYLFN
- a CDS encoding FtsW/RodA/SpoVE family cell cycle protein, encoding MRLFDKRIISHFDYLLIIFILPLVLLSYNLISETNTALANKQLMYFSISLVAFFIVFILPIRRHIRLIPLLYWLGIILLLAVEFFGETRLGAKRWLSLPITGMTIQPSELFKPVFILMIGYLIQNREPEKGGYNFKDFIYFSFYILLPFVLIAKEPDLGTALVLLLVGYGILFIIGVNWKIWAGIVITIALASPLIYSNLIKDYQKKRIKDFLSEKPSYQVQQSIIAIGNGGVVGKDTEEATQTQLKFLPIATSDFIFAYFVERYGFLGAFGLIFVYGLLIFHLLSLNYYFHDDYIIRAFASGLGFLIFFNMSVNILMVIGYAPVVGLPLPMFSYGGSSFINFIVLFAILENLLAFRFMDSYQFERRLK
- a CDS encoding RluA family pseudouridine synthase, producing the protein MNKIFIVQEPNRLDKFLSLNIEASRNQLEQLIKKEYVKVDGKTVSKPGIKLKENQEVEVFFPEAQINPVKDEEFIQESLKDKEVGIIYEDEHILVLNKPYNLTIHDAPSVKDATLVDWLKLKKISLSTISGEERHGIVHRLDKGTSGVMVVAKSNEAHVGLAKQLEDKTMGRYYLAIIDLPLKEDLIVEKPIGRNPTNRLKMSILENGKNAKSAFCKLATSNNEKYDLIAAKLFTGRTHQIRVHLASINRHILGDNLYGFKGELNKINRFYLHAYNLYLIHPITNKQMSFTAKLNNDMQEFLEKNFNMESVYDKINETNIINCFDFTS